Proteins encoded by one window of Lemur catta isolate mLemCat1 chromosome 12, mLemCat1.pri, whole genome shotgun sequence:
- the BTF3 gene encoding transcription factor BTF3 isoform X1, with protein sequence MKETIMNQEKLAKLQAQVRIGGKGTARRKKKVVHRTATADDKKLQFSLKKLGVNNISGIEEVNMFTNQGTVIHFNNPKVQASLAANTFTITGHAETKQLTEMLPSILNQLGADSLTSLRRLAEALPKQSVDGKAPLATGEDDDDEVPDLVENFDEASKNEAN encoded by the exons ATGAAAGAAACTATCATGAATCAAGAGAAACTCGCCAAACTGCAGGCACAAGTGCGCATTGGTGGGAAA GGAACTGCTCGCAGAAAGAAGAAGGTGGTTCATAGAACAGCTACAGCAGATGATAAAAAACTTCAGTTCTCCTTAAAGAAATTAGGAGTAAACAATATCTCTGGTATTGAAGAG gtgAATATGTTTACAAACCAAGGAACAGTGATCCACTTTAACAACCCTAAAGTTCAGGCATCTCTGGCAGCAAACACTTTCACCATTACGGGCCATGCTGAGACAAAGCAGCTGACAGAAATGCTACCCAGCATCTTAAACCAGCTTGGTGCAGACAGTCTGACTAGTTTAAGGAGACTGGCTGAAGCTCTGCCCAAACAAT CTGTGGATGGAAAAGCACCACTTGCTACTGgagaggatgatgatgatgaagttCCAG atctTGTGGAGAATTTTGATGAAGCTTCCAAGAATGAGGCAAACTGA
- the BTF3 gene encoding transcription factor BTF3 isoform X2 translates to MRRTGAPAQADSRGRGRARGGCPGGEATPSLPPPRGGTRGQEPQMKETIMNQEKLAKLQAQVRIGGKGTARRKKKVVHRTATADDKKLQFSLKKLGVNNISGIEEVNMFTNQGTVIHFNNPKVQASLAANTFTITGHAETKQLTEMLPSILNQLGADSLTSLRRLAEALPKQSVDGKAPLATGEDDDDEVPDLVENFDEASKNEAN, encoded by the exons ATGCGACGGACGGGCGCACCCGCTCAGGCTGACTCTCGGGGGCGAGGTCGAGCCAGGGGCGGCTGCCCTGGGGGCGAGGCGACGCCGTCTCTTCCTCCACCTCGCGGCGGAACCCGAGGACAGGAGCCTCAG ATGAAAGAAACTATCATGAATCAAGAGAAACTCGCCAAACTGCAGGCACAAGTGCGCATTGGTGGGAAA GGAACTGCTCGCAGAAAGAAGAAGGTGGTTCATAGAACAGCTACAGCAGATGATAAAAAACTTCAGTTCTCCTTAAAGAAATTAGGAGTAAACAATATCTCTGGTATTGAAGAG gtgAATATGTTTACAAACCAAGGAACAGTGATCCACTTTAACAACCCTAAAGTTCAGGCATCTCTGGCAGCAAACACTTTCACCATTACGGGCCATGCTGAGACAAAGCAGCTGACAGAAATGCTACCCAGCATCTTAAACCAGCTTGGTGCAGACAGTCTGACTAGTTTAAGGAGACTGGCTGAAGCTCTGCCCAAACAAT CTGTGGATGGAAAAGCACCACTTGCTACTGgagaggatgatgatgatgaagttCCAG atctTGTGGAGAATTTTGATGAAGCTTCCAAGAATGAGGCAAACTGA